AGGGATCAATTCGCCAGCTTCAGTGAAGATTTGAGTCATTCCCACTTTTTTCCCTAAGATTCCTTTTGTCATGAGAAAATAGTTCCTTTTCTATATTTTTTATTCAAAAAGTTTTTAACGAGCGTTTTTCATGCTCAAGGTTTCAAACTTTGGATTAAAGCTTGATTTCTACGTTTACACCACTTGGAAGATCCAATTTCATCAAGGCATCAACTGTTTTTTGAGTTGGGTTAACGATATCGATCAAACGTTTGTGTGTACGCATTTCGAATTGTTCGCGAGAGTCTTTGTATTTGTGAGTCGCACGAATGATTGTGTAGAGGCTACGTTCAGTTGGAAGTGGGATTGGACCCGCAACTTGTGCACCTGTACGAGTAGCTGATTCTACGATTTTTGCAGCCGCTGTGTCAAGCGTACGGTGTTCGTATGCTTTCAAACGGATACGGATTTTTTTGTTTGCCATCTTTTTCTCCTTTTCGTCTATTTAAGATAATAGGCTAGCTCCACAAGAAAACCGACGCGCGTTGCGTGGCAATGCAACCGAGCGTGTCGCAACCTCTTGCATCAAAGCTAAGGCTGTAATTTACAGCACCATAATAGAATAACACAAAGCCCCTGCGATTGCAAGGGATTTGCGAGCTTTTTTCGTTTTTTTACTAACCTAAGTTACTAGAGTATGTTCTGATCCTCTTTCGTAAATAAAACTTAGTTTGACAATTTACCCATTTTTGGAGGTGGCGATAAAGATAGATACTGTCTGATCTGGATCATATTTTTCAAAATCAATACTATACTGACGTCGCAGTTCTCTTGCTTCTTCTGCCTGCCAAATTTGTTGCCAGGTATGAAGAAAACCTTTTGAATCACTTGTATCCACCTCAAATACTTGGTAGGTTTGTCCTGAAGTGTCAAAATCCCAGTCTTCTTTATCGGATAGACTACAGAGCGACAAGCTGTAATCCCCCTTGTAGTCGCTGACATAATCATGATAGACTGCATAAATCGAAAGCCCTTGGGCAAATGCCTCCTCTACTTCTTTCTGGTGTTCCTGCCATAGATGGCTAATTTTTTCCATCATGTTTGGATCTTGGAAATTATTTGTAGAGATACTACTGATTATTTTTAAAAACATTCCTTCGCTCCTTTTACTTTCACTTCTAAGGTGACTGACTAGCAATCAACCTCAGCTCTAAACTTTCTAGCTACCAAGAGGCTAATTCACGCAACAAAATGAAATAGCATTCTTTGCGTATAGGATATATCACACCATTCACTATCAACTCCCTTTTCCCAGAAAAAACGATGCCTATAACAGACAAAACGTTCAATTTACCGGTCTCAACCAGAGCTGAAAAACAATGCAGGCTTCAACCAAGACCATCCTTCCAATTCTTATTGATATAGTCTGGAAAGTTTTTAACGAACATTTTTTGTGCTCAAGTCTAAGACATAAAGGGATTCCAACTCAAAGCAAAAATAGGAAATCGACGCGCGTTGTGTGGCAGTGTATCCAATCGTGGTCACAACCTCTTGCATCACAGCTAAAGATGTGATTTACAGCACCACGGTAGAATAACACAAAGCCCCTGCGATTGCAAGGGATTTGTGAGCTTTTTTTCGTTTTTTTAGGATGAAACTGTTTTCCTATTTCATCTTCATACAATTACTAATTTACGACTATTAAAACCAATCTTTTCTTCTATATAATACGAGTCATTTTGACTTTGAATTTATCTTCTGATTGATCCACTAAGATATCTGCTTTAAACTCGGTTTCTCTATAGTAACGCTGATACTGCTCCCGTCTCATCTGATGGCTAGCTAGTATAAAGGAAGCATCGCGATTTCTCATAGTCGTATCTCGAGCTAGGCGCCGCTTTAATTCGGTCTCTTCATCCGTGTAGAAACAGATAGTTTTGTCAAAGAGTTCCTTGGGTAGGAAACCCACAGACATCCCTTCGACAACCAGTATCGGTTTCGAACCAGATAAGACTTCGCTTGGCTTCCAAGGTTCATCAATCGTCAAGATGTCCATACCTGCCTGCAAGGCGAGAATATCCCTCTCCAAACTTTCCAGTTCATGAGCCACTGGGAGGCAAGCTGTCACTTTTTGATCTGGAAGTTCTTTTGGCACCACTAAATGACGGTTTGAGGTAATGTAGGGATCTGTTTCTAGTAAATTTACTATAGTAGAATCTAGGGCTTGATATAATTCCTGAGCGAAGGTAGACTTGCCTGAAGCTCCATGACCGTAGATCCCTAACGTCCTAATTCTTCCCGTTTCAATCTCTGAAACCAGTTGCTCTATCAGGTCTTTTTTCTTCATTCTCTCTTCACCTGTTCATAGCTTTCTTTTCCGTCATTAAGCTTGTCCCAAATCACCACTTGCCCACTTTTGAGGGATTTTTGCACATCGATAATTCGTTGATTAGAGGAACCTCGAAACTGGAGCATGAGATTACGCTTGCTTTTATCATACCGTCCATCGACAAGGATGTCAATCAGCGACAAGAGTTCCAGTTTATCTGGAGTTTCCAGCATCATTTCTTCCCAGGTATATCCAGTCCAAGACCAGATGTCTTTATCTGGCAATTCCTTACGGATACGTTTGACGAGGGGCAAGAGAATTCCTGTATTAAGAAAGGGTTCTCCTCCTAGCAGGGTCAATCCTTGAACATAGGGCTGGGCAAGATCTACCATGATCTGTTCTTCTAACTCTGCTGTATAAGGAATACCTGCATTGAAAGACCAAGTCGCAACATTATAGCAGCCCTCGCAGTGGAACATACAGCCTGCGACATAGAGGGAGTTGCGCACTCCTTCTCCATCTACAAAGTTAAAGGCCTTGTAGTCAATGATTCGCCCTTTACTAAGCTCCTCGCTTTTCCATTCACCTGGTTTTGGTGTATTCCATGTCATCCTTTTACCCCAAATCTATCCAGTAGCGCTGACTTCTATCGATTGTATTTTCGTAAACACCGCCAGCGGAGAGAATCGTGCGGCGGCTGGCTTCGTTGTCTTCATCGCAAGTAATCAGCACTCGTTCCAATCCTTGCTTTCGAGCCTCTGCTAGTCCTAATCTCAACTGCTCCTTCCCATATCCTTTGCCTCGTTGACTGGGACGGATAGAATAGCCAATATGACCGCCTTCCACAAATAATTTGTCATTCAAGGACAAGCGCAGGGCTAAAAATCCCAAAGGTAAGCCGGTCTCATCAAAGGATAAAAATTTGATTGCAGGAACCCAGCCTACTGGCAGGTTGACAGCATCCTCTTGCTGCTCTACAATCTTTAAACAATCCTCATAATCCTTTGCTCGCTTCCAAGCGGAGCCCATGCCACCGTGCATATAGGATTTTGCTGCATCGAACTCCGCAATCATCTCTAATATCGCTTCTTTATCTTCCAAAGTTGGTCGTCTTAGCTCCATGCTTCCTCCTTAATCGACATCAATCCAATAGCGCTCCGTTCCGTTTCGAACATCCTCCAACTCCCCACCATTAGCTAAGATAACAGCTCGGCTTGCTGGATTTTCTGTGCTACAAGTCACTAAAGCTCGTTTAATATTCTTTCCCTTAGCAACTTGTAGACCTTGTCGGAGGGATTTTTTGGCATAACCCTTACCTCTTTCAGATGGACGAATGGAGTAGCCAATATGGCCCCCATTTTCTAGTAAGTAGTCATTTAATCGGAGACGAAGGTTGAGAAAGCCAAGAGCCTGGCCTGCTACGTCAAAACTAACCAGTTGGATAGCAGGAACCCAGTTTTCAGGAATATTGAGTCCCGCTTCCGCTTGAAGATTTTCTTCTAGCCACTCTTCATAAACAAAATTGTTGGCGTTCCAAAACCCACCATCGTGGGCTGATTGAGTCTGTTCAAACTCTGCCATCATCTCTAAAACTGTTTCTTTATCTGCCAATGTTGGTCTGCGTAGTATCATTTTTACCTCCAATTAAGAGAAAAGTGAGAGGCAACTCTCACTTTTATTTTTTCTTGTTCTTGTTTAAAAACTGTTCTCTGAGGTTGAGCAAGCGTTCTTTTTTTCCTACTCCACCTTTCGAATGTTTTTCATGATAACGGGTTACTTGAGCACGTCCCTTATCGTCTAATTGGTATTTCCCCATTGCGTTTCCTTCTAATTTATTACTTCATGTCCGGCTGTTTTAATGGTTGAACCGTTCATGTGTTTGACACGCGCAGCGATTTCCTTGTGGCGTCCGTTAACCATCGGACGCGCTTGAGGATTTCCCAGATAACCACACGTACGTTTGACCACATCTACTGTTTTAGGGTCGCTATTGCCACAGTTGGGACAAGCAAATCCTCTCTCAGTTGGTTCAAAATCCCCTTCAAAGTCGCACTTGTAGCAACGATCAATCGGAGTATTGGTCCCTAGATAGCCGACACGGTCATAGGCATAGTCCCAAACAGCTTCCAAGGCTTTAGGATTTTGTTGAAGAACTGGATACTCACAATAATGGATGAAACCACCTGACGCACCTGCTTCTGGGTAAACTTTCTCAAAGTCTAATTTTTCAAACGGTGTTGGATTTTTACGAACATCGTAGTGGAAAGAGTTGGTGTAGTATTCCTTGTCCGTGATGTCCGGAATAGAGCCGAACTTCTCTGTATCCAAGCGACAGAAGCGGTCTGTCAGACTTTCAGACGGTGTGGAGTAGATAGAGAAATGGTAACCATATTGGTCAGACCACTCTTCCACACGACGTTTCATATCGCGAATGATATCCAATGTGAATTCCTTGGCTTCAGGATTGCTTTCCCAGCTATTTCCAAAGAAGACTGTAGCCACTTCGTACAAACCGATGTAGCCCAGCGAAACTGTCGCACGGCGATTCTTAAAGAGTTGGTCAACACTTTCTTCTTTTCCGAGACGGCGACCGAAGGCTCCGTACTGATAGAGGATAGGGGCATTCGCTGGTGTTGCTTCCTTGGTCCGTTCAACACGGTAAACCAGAGCATCTTCTGCGATATTCATCCGCTCATTGAAGATTTCCCAAAACTTATTCAGATCCCCTTCAGACTCGAGGGCGATACGAGGCAGATTGACCGTCACAACACCTAGATTCATCCGACCTGAATTGACCTCAACACCATTTTCATCTTTCCAGCCTTGGAGGAAGGAGCGACAGCCCATAGGAACCTTGAAAGAACCTGTCAGCTCGATAATCTTATCATAGGACAAGACATCAGGGTACATCCGCTTGGTTGCACACTCGAGAGCCAACTGTTTGATGTCATAGTTCGGAGTCCCTTCTTCCAAGTTAAGGCCTCTTTTCAACGTAAAGATGAGTTTAGGGAAGATGGCTGTACGATGTTCTGATCCAAGACCCTTGATACGAATGGTCAAGATAGCTTTTTGAATTTCACGCTCAAAACGATTGGTTCCCAGACCAAAACCGAGCGAAGTAAAAGGTGTTTGGCCATTTGAAGTGAAGAGAGTGTTGATTTCATACTCGAGAGATTGCATGGCATCGTAGATGTCTTTTTGGGTTTTCTTCCAAGCATAATCTTCCCGTTTGTCAGGCAAGACCCACTCTTCCGCATCTTTGAGGTGTTTTTGGTAATTCTTCTCCGCATACGGAGCCAAGACTTCATCGATACGGTCAGCTGAGCAACCCCCGTACTGGCTAGAAGCAACATTGGCGATGATTTGTGAAATTTGAGCTGTCGCAGTCTGGATAGACTTGGGACTCTCTACCTCTGCATTTCCAATCTTAAAACCATTTTCCAGCATGCCTTTAAAATCAATCAAACAGCAGTTGGTCATCGGAGTGTAGGGGCTGTAGTCCAAGTCATGATAGTGGATATCCCCTTTTTGGTGAGCATTAGCTACGTGCTTAGGAAGCATTTGTAGCCCGATTGATTTCCCAACAATCCCTGCTGTCAAATCACGTTGGGTGTTGAAGACATCGCTGTCTTTATTAGCATTTTCATTAACAACTGCTTGATCTTTATTGAGAAGTTTATGGATACTAAAGTTTATATCTGTCGCTTTTGAGCGCTCAAAATCCCTTTGTGTCCGATAAGTGATATACTCCTCAGCCAGCGCATACTCTTTGGCTTCAAGGAGTTCATGTTCTACGACATTTTGAATTTCGTAAATCTTGACACCTTGAGGGAAGCGGCTGTGAATTTCCGTCACGATTCTTTCAACTAGACCATTTAGGCGTTTTTCTACTAGAGGCGTAACGTCCATAACCTTTTCCGCCGCCTTGTGGAGAGCCTTGTCAATCTTGTCTACATCAAACACTACACGTCTACCATCTCGTTTTTCAACGAACAAGGTGGGAACGGTTGCAAGCTTTTCTTCTAATACAATCATATCCATGCTCTTTTCTAAAATATTGTTGAATTGTTTATATTCAGTATTATACCACTCTAAAAATAAAAATCAATATCTTGTGTTAAAAATCCTAAAAATTTTAAAATTCCACAAGATATTGATTTTTTGTTATTTTGATTTATATAGTTTGAACTCGCTAGTATCTGTCTGAACAAGCTCATAGTTTTCACTGATCCAGCTCTCTACATCTGACCACAAGGCAACTTTTTGATTGACCACAATCATCTTCGGTTGATTCTCTTTCAGATCATTCATCAGTTTAGTTTTATTTTCATCGCTTGCAGTATAGAGTGTTGGAGTTGATAGAGAAGTTGGCGCCAAGCGCTCACTGGTACGGTAGAAATCAGGACGATCATCCCAAACATAGACACGATCCTCAGAACTCGTTTGTTGTTTAACCACGCTAGCAAGACGGTCTCTCTCCTGATAAGTCGCTGGGTGCGAAAGGTAGCGACTCACGATAGGAAGAACAATAAGGTAGGCAAGGGCAATCAGTGGTAGATAGAAATTTCCTTTAAGGAAAGAAGTTTGTTTCTCACGTCTTCTTCTACGACGACTCCCTCCCTCCGAAACATCTTCCTTGATTCCTGTCAGAAGGAGCAAGACCAAGAAAGGAATTAGCACCACAAGACGAGTACCGTTGATAGGTTCTTTGGAGAGAATCAAGATTCCCAAAGAAACCAACAATCCCAAGCTAGCAGCAATTGAGAGGGCATATTGCTTGGCTGGTTTTGACTGGAACAAGCCTGTAAAGAGCAAGCCAAGGGAACCTAATCCAATAGCAAGCAAACCATAGAAGGCTGCATTTTCAAGCAAATGCGCATTTGAAAAGAGGCTAAGAGCATTTACCGGATACAAGGTCTGGCTAATAGCATCCCCAAAACTACCTGTCCACACTGTATAGTAGCCTAAAGGATAGAATAAGAGTGAAAATCCTAGGGCTGACGCAAAGAACTGATATAGACCATGAACAAAGTGACCTTTGCCTAGATTAAAGCCGATAACCCCCAAGGCCAGTACAGTCGCAAACAAGGCGGTTGGGATTGGCGCAAGGAAGAAAGAAAGTGCAAGGCTCATCCCCACTCGTACAAATCCTTTGTCATCCTTCGGAAAAGCTAGATAATTTGTAACGATACTCAATGAATAAAATAGGAAAGGCAGGGCTAGCAAGAGAGCATAGCCACCACCAAAAGCGAGGCCCGCCACAAGCAAGTATAAAATAAAGACAAGTCGCTTCGCTTCCTTTTCTTGGCCGACAAGAGTATCTGCAGCCTTAAAAAGAAAAACACCTGCTCCAAACAAGGCCAACCACTCAACCAAAGCAATCAGAATACTGCCTTGAAAAAGGTAGGTTAGCACATAATAGAGCAATCCCTCCGTCCCAAAATAATCGGTATACATTTGACCATTTTGATGCAAGGCCCAACCGGTATAAAGATCCTGAGTTTGTTGCGGGCTTACTAAACCAAAAATAAGGGGGATAACCACAGAAATGGCTGTGGCCACTAAACTCCAAAGCAAAATACTAAAAAAGGGAATGGGAGCTCCTTCTCGTTTTTCTGGCACTGACCAGTCTTGGTAATGAGATTCTTCTTGTTTCTCATCTATTTTCCCGTATACGTTCATTCAATTTCTCCTCTAAGTTTATCTGTTTTAGTATATCAAAATCTTACAGGAATGTCAGCTTGGGATTGATATTTGCTGAATTTCTTATTCAATATCGCAAAGCGTTCGATTTCACGAAAACGGTGAAATCGGCTGTTTCTATACTCTCTGATAAAATCATCATCTTCTAGATTAAGCATGGTTTTCTCCTTTACTTATCTATTCGTAAGAAGACAAAAATAAGATCCAGCCTTGGGCTAGATCTTGGTTGATTGTCAAAGCATAGGTGCAAACAACTGGACAATTTCCTTGATCAGGCTTTGATACCAGCTTGTTTTGATGGTGTGGGGATAAATTTCTTGAGAAACTTTAAAAATCTCTTCGAAGTCCCTTTCAATATCGATGATAGACTGCGTTCTATAAAGTAAGACGGCATTTTCATAGTGGTGAAGCAAGCTACGATAGTCAAAATTGATGGTCCCCACGGTGGCTGCCTCTCCATCGACAAGTATTTGCTTGCTATGAAGGAATCCCGGACTGTACTCATAAATACGAACCCCAGCAGATAGCAAATCTGGATAGGCTCCCCGAGTAACTAACTGAATAACCTTCTTATCTGGGATACACGGCGTCACAATTCGCACATCTACCCCTCTCAGAGCTGCATTTTTGATACTTTCGGTGAGATCATAGTCCGCAATCAGATAGGGAGTCGTGATGTAGACGTAATCTGTAGCTTGATTGATAAGATTTTGATAGACCGTTTTTCCAACCTGGGCTCGGTAGATGGGTTTTGGTCCACTACTATAGGGAATACAGAGCCCCATCCCATCTTTTGGTTGATTTTCGAGATGGTATTGGTCAAAGTCACTAATCTCCCCACGGTTGATATACCATGCAGATAAAAAGAGTCTGGTAAAAGCCTTAACTGCCGGTCCATCCAGACGAATACCGCTATCCTTCCAATAACCAAAGCGTTCGATATGGTTGATATACTCATCGGCCAGATTGACACCACCTGTATAGGCAATTTGACCATCTATAATCATGATTTTACGGTGATCACGGTTGTTATAAGCAACGGTCAAACGTGGAATCACCTTGTTAAATTTGTGGGCTTCAATCCCTCGACCACGAAGCTGGATGGTGTAATCTCCAGGCAAGGTTGCCATACAACCAATATCATCATAGAGAAGCTTCACTTCTACACCTTGAGCTACCTTTTCTTCCAAAATCTCCAAAATACTATTCCACATCAAACCTTCTTCGATGATATAGTATTCGAGAAAGATAAACTTCTCAGCTTTCTTGAGATCCTCTAGCATCTGATGCCACATGCTTTCACCAGATGCAAAAAATTGTGTATCCGTTCGATCATAGACATCGGCATTCGTGTCCATGCTGAGGAGTGATTTGATAACGCCGTAAGCCGACTTGTCTTGTTCCTTTAACTCCAAACGGAGAGCTCTGCTATTGTCCTCTCGATCAACCATTGATTGGAGCTGCTTTAGCTGCTTTATTTCTTTTTTAGATAAACGGCGCTCTCCAAACATGATATAGAGTAAGGGGCCAAACACTGGCACAAAGGCTACTAACAGCCATGTTACCTTACTC
The sequence above is a segment of the Streptococcus oralis ATCC 35037 genome. Coding sequences within it:
- a CDS encoding uridine kinase family protein is translated as MKKKDLIEQLVSEIETGRIRTLGIYGHGASGKSTFAQELYQALDSTIVNLLETDPYITSNRHLVVPKELPDQKVTACLPVAHELESLERDILALQAGMDILTIDEPWKPSEVLSGSKPILVVEGMSVGFLPKELFDKTICFYTDEETELKRRLARDTTMRNRDASFILASHQMRREQYQRYYRETEFKADILVDQSEDKFKVKMTRII
- the nrdD gene encoding anaerobic ribonucleoside-triphosphate reductase, giving the protein MIVLEEKLATVPTLFVEKRDGRRVVFDVDKIDKALHKAAEKVMDVTPLVEKRLNGLVERIVTEIHSRFPQGVKIYEIQNVVEHELLEAKEYALAEEYITYRTQRDFERSKATDINFSIHKLLNKDQAVVNENANKDSDVFNTQRDLTAGIVGKSIGLQMLPKHVANAHQKGDIHYHDLDYSPYTPMTNCCLIDFKGMLENGFKIGNAEVESPKSIQTATAQISQIIANVASSQYGGCSADRIDEVLAPYAEKNYQKHLKDAEEWVLPDKREDYAWKKTQKDIYDAMQSLEYEINTLFTSNGQTPFTSLGFGLGTNRFEREIQKAILTIRIKGLGSEHRTAIFPKLIFTLKRGLNLEEGTPNYDIKQLALECATKRMYPDVLSYDKIIELTGSFKVPMGCRSFLQGWKDENGVEVNSGRMNLGVVTVNLPRIALESEGDLNKFWEIFNERMNIAEDALVYRVERTKEATPANAPILYQYGAFGRRLGKEESVDQLFKNRRATVSLGYIGLYEVATVFFGNSWESNPEAKEFTLDIIRDMKRRVEEWSDQYGYHFSIYSTPSESLTDRFCRLDTEKFGSIPDITDKEYYTNSFHYDVRKNPTPFEKLDFEKVYPEAGASGGFIHYCEYPVLQQNPKALEAVWDYAYDRVGYLGTNTPIDRCYKCDFEGDFEPTERGFACPNCGNSDPKTVDVVKRTCGYLGNPQARPMVNGRHKEIAARVKHMNGSTIKTAGHEVIN
- the nrdG gene encoding anaerobic ribonucleoside-triphosphate reductase activating protein — its product is MTWNTPKPGEWKSEELSKGRIIDYKAFNFVDGEGVRNSLYVAGCMFHCEGCYNVATWSFNAGIPYTAELEEQIMVDLAQPYVQGLTLLGGEPFLNTGILLPLVKRIRKELPDKDIWSWTGYTWEEMMLETPDKLELLSLIDILVDGRYDKSKRNLMLQFRGSSNQRIIDVQKSLKSGQVVIWDKLNDGKESYEQVKRE
- a CDS encoding GNAT family N-acetyltransferase; its protein translation is MELRRPTLEDKEAILEMIAEFDAAKSYMHGGMGSAWKRAKDYEDCLKIVEQQEDAVNLPVGWVPAIKFLSFDETGLPLGFLALRLSLNDKLFVEGGHIGYSIRPSQRGKGYGKEQLRLGLAEARKQGLERVLITCDEDNEASRRTILSAGGVYENTIDRSQRYWIDLG
- the rpsJ gene encoding 30S ribosomal protein S10, giving the protein MANKKIRIRLKAYEHRTLDTAAAKIVESATRTGAQVAGPIPLPTERSLYTIIRATHKYKDSREQFEMRTHKRLIDIVNPTQKTVDALMKLDLPSGVNVEIKL
- the cls gene encoding cardiolipin synthase, whose amino-acid sequence is MTARKMQLLMSKYGFSITIMLAELFIIFGLFLYLGQMAPILWIILVILMSMATIVSIVNRSMNPESKVTWLLVAFVPVFGPLLYIMFGERRLSKKEIKQLKQLQSMVDREDNSRALRLELKEQDKSAYGVIKSLLSMDTNADVYDRTDTQFFASGESMWHQMLEDLKKAEKFIFLEYYIIEEGLMWNSILEILEEKVAQGVEVKLLYDDIGCMATLPGDYTIQLRGRGIEAHKFNKVIPRLTVAYNNRDHRKIMIIDGQIAYTGGVNLADEYINHIERFGYWKDSGIRLDGPAVKAFTRLFLSAWYINRGEISDFDQYHLENQPKDGMGLCIPYSSGPKPIYRAQVGKTVYQNLINQATDYVYITTPYLIADYDLTESIKNAALRGVDVRIVTPCIPDKKVIQLVTRGAYPDLLSAGVRIYEYSPGFLHSKQILVDGEAATVGTINFDYRSLLHHYENAVLLYRTQSIIDIERDFEEIFKVSQEIYPHTIKTSWYQSLIKEIVQLFAPML
- a CDS encoding GNAT family N-acetyltransferase, which produces MILRRPTLADKETVLEMMAEFEQTQSAHDGGFWNANNFVYEEWLEENLQAEAGLNIPENWVPAIQLVSFDVAGQALGFLNLRLRLNDYLLENGGHIGYSIRPSERGKGYAKKSLRQGLQVAKGKNIKRALVTCSTENPASRAVILANGGELEDVRNGTERYWIDVD
- a CDS encoding effector binding domain-containing protein, with translation MFLKIISSISTNNFQDPNMMEKISHLWQEHQKEVEEAFAQGLSIYAVYHDYVSDYKGDYSLSLCSLSDKEDWDFDTSGQTYQVFEVDTSDSKGFLHTWQQIWQAEEARELRRQYSIDFEKYDPDQTVSIFIATSKNG